In the Styela clava chromosome 8, kaStyClav1.hap1.2, whole genome shotgun sequence genome, one interval contains:
- the LOC120346082 gene encoding nucleolar complex protein 3 homolog, protein MVLASKADRRRKRRLSENVPQYEKVARISTSYVKEDSSKKIKHLLPIKDISGAVIKQYEEYYVDDVVENGVIEGDHQDDEVMDKPEEKPKLNVQQIKMQIAKMCSNIVNEPQIHFSILKKLQNMMWTEKPMETCFIIRKLAMASMACVFTDIIPGYRIRERTEDEKSVKLSKEVRTLVDFEEGLLRHYRSFLESLEKVLKKEKNEKNPILSGEEKKELTFLAVKSLCELYEKTTHFNFHNNIVMVLVPLTNSSNKQISEMCCNSVRSIFRSDKSGEASLATIKVLCKLIKDESGSKRRIRPEVLDTLLSLHINHVDFEAMSRQPNKLSAKDKKKAAVEKKRLSRGQRKHLKRQEKLQNELKETEATERRETKIKYHTEIIQQVFLVYFRILKQKKGQRPERLLNSVLEGLAQFAHLINIDFFSDLIQVLQNLISSGDLNYRQNLCCISTAFKVLSGQGEALNIDPTEFYKHLYEALFQLIYSTTGYKRNVKRGRDENRLSDLNLTMNCLNIMLNKRRRQVTLGRLQAFIKRLAALSLNLHPASSAKAVLVITSKLIQSNTKTNALFDIESQAKGVYLPELEDPEHCGATSACLWELHALRRHYCPDLRKQSSKILRDSAKEQQHRHR, encoded by the exons ATGGTACTGGCATCCAAAGCAGACAGAAGACGAAAGCGGCGCCTTTCTGAAAACGTGCCGCAGTATGAGAAGGTGGCAAGGATATCAACATCTTATGTAAAAGAAGATTCGTCTAAAAAGATAAAGCATTTATTGCCAATCAAGGATATTTCTGGGGCTGTGATTAAGCAGTATGAAGAGTACTATGTAGATGATGTGGTGGAGAATGGTGTAATTGAAGGTGATCATCAAGATGATGAAGTCATGGATAAACCTGAAGAGAAACCCAAATTAAATGTTCAACAAATAAAGATGCAGATTGCTAAAATGTGTTCAAACATAGTCAATGAACCCCag ATTCACTTCAGCATTCTGAAGAAACTTCAAAACATGATGTGGACAGAAAAACCAATGGAGACCTGTTTTATTATTCGTAAATTAGCTATGGCATCAATGGCCTGTGTCTTCACTGACATTATACCAG GTTATCGAATCAGGGAAAGAACCGAAGATGAAAAGTCTGTGAAATTAAGCAAAGAAGTTCGAACATTGGTGGACTTTGAAGAAGGGTTACTGAGACACTATAGAAGTTTTTTAGAGAGCTtggaaaaagttttaaaaaaagaaaagaatg AGAAAAATCCTATTCTTTCTGGAGAAGAGAAAAAAGAATTGACTTTCTTGGCAGTCAAATCTCTTTGTGAATTGTATGAAAAGACAACACATTTCAACTTTCATAACAATATCGTTATGGTTCTTGTGCCTCTAACAAATTCTAGCAATAAACAAATATCAGAAATGTGTTGTAATTCTGTGAGAAGTATTTTCCGAAGTGATAAATCAGGAGAGGCATCTTTGGCAACAATCAAA GTATTATGCAAACTAATAAAAGATGAAAGTGGATCAAAGAGAAGGATTCGTCCTGAGGTTCTTGACACATTATTGTCGTTACATATAAACCATGTTGATTTTGAAGCGATGTCTCGTCAACCTAACAAATTGAGTGCAAAGGATAAGAAAAAGGCTGCTGTGGAAAAGAAGAGGTTGTCAAGAGGTCAACGAAAGCATTTGAAGCGCCAAGAAAAATTGCAGAATGAACTCAAGGAAACAGAAGCCACAGAAAGGAgggaaacaaaaataaaatatcacacTGAAATTATTCAGCAAGTTTTTCTGGTGTATTTTAGGATTTTGAAACAAAAGAAAG GTCAAAGGCCAGAAAGGCTATTGAATTCTGTTTTGGAAGGTCTTGCACAATTCGCACATCTGATCAACATAGATTTTTTCAGTGATTTGATTCAAGTTCTACAGAATCTCATATCTTCTGGTGATCTTAATTATAGGCAAAACTTGTGTTGTATATCAACTGCATTTAAG GTCTTATCTGGTCAAGGAGAGGCACTCAATATTGATCCGACTGAATTTTATAAGCATTTATATGAGGCGTTGTTTCAGCTAATTTATTCAACTACTGGATATAAACGAAACGTCAAAAGAGGGAGAGATGAAAATCGACTTAGTGATCTGAATTTAACaatgaattgtttgaatataatgcTCAACAAAAGAAGACGGCAG GTAACACTTGGTCGACTGCAAGCATTCATCAAACGGCTAGCTGCTTTATCACTTAATCTACACCCAGCAAGCTCAGCTAAAGCTGTTTTAGTTATCACATCTAAATTGATTCAAAGCAACACTAAAACAAATGCTCTATTCGATATTGAGTCACAAGCCAAAG GTGTGTATTTGCCGGAACTTGAAGATCCTGAACATTGTGGAGCAACATCTGCTTGTTTGTGGGAACTTCATGCACTCAGAAGACATTATTGTCCTGATTTGAGAAAGCAATCCAGTAAAATATTACGGGACTCTGCTAAGGAACAACAACATAGACATAGATGA
- the LOC120346280 gene encoding uncharacterized protein LOC120346280 — protein MNMDLPERPKPSVRFSDDSYGTTVSSVADVPLKETLEKTDLPSLIEKDSTCYSEKSLEDRPVSAKDESDSIAESSDSEEERVIDKPKKVEKTPKEQGILPARFSNARKFQGYGVKIDALYRTTASDYGSRPPTELTMPSRYYGFTRKFTTHLSVCGMYRNHSVNSKLDK, from the coding sequence ATGAATATGGATTTACCAGAAAGACCAAAGCCAAGTGTTCGATTTAGCGATGATAGTTACGGTACAACTGTTAGTTCAGTTGCTGATGTCCCACTGAAAGAGACACTTGAGAAAACAGATCTGCCTTCATTAATTGAGAAAGATTCCACTTGTTATTCTGAGAAGTCTCTTGAGGACCGGCCTGTCTCGGCGAAAGACGAATCTGATTCAATTGCTGAATCATCCGACAGCGAGGAAGAACGGGTTATAGACAAACCAAAGAAGGTAGAGAAAACTCCGAAAGAGCAGGGCATTTTACCTGCTAGATTCAGTAACGCTCGGAAGTTTCAGGGATATGGAGTGAAGATTGATGCACTTTATCGAACTACGGCTTCTGATTATGGAAGCCGACCGCCTACCGAACTGACAATGCCCAGTAGATATTACGGATTCACAAGAAAATTTACAACTCATCTGAGTGTTTGCGGAATGTATAGAAATCATTCTGTTAATTCGAAATTAGACAAGTAA